GACGGCGGTGAAGAGGTTATCCGCGGCGTTCGCCTCACCTGCGCGTGCGCGGTCCAGCAGGACGGTAATGGATTCCCCGGTCATCGGCTTGCTGCCACGGTGGGAAGATGGGCCACGACCACTCCAATGATGCCCTGGACGCAACGGGAGCGGCAAGGGTGACGGCGGTTACTCCCAGCCGTCCTGCGGCAGCCCCGGCGTAATCCTCAGCGCATTCGCGTAATACAGCTTCCGCAGCACCTCGTCCGGCAGGTCGATGCCGTACAGCTTCCAGAACGCGTGGTACGGCCGGTAGTAATCGAAGTAGTCATCGGCCGTCTCGAACACGCGCCAGAAGTACGGATACTCCTCGGGTTGAAACGAGTCCTTGCCGAACAGGATCCGATCCTGATAGCGGATGAAGAAGTCGCGCGCCGTGCGCGGCTGGCGGCCGATGTCGTACAGCACGGCGCCGACCTCGGTGTGCACGTTCGGCAGCTCGTCGAGCAGCTTGCCGAGCGTGGCGAGGTCGTTCGCCTGCCAGCCCATGTGCGCCGTGACGAACGTCGTGTTCGGATGGCGGCGGAACAGGTTGTCGCGTTCCTGCGCGAGCTGTTGGAAGCTCGGGTAGCGGTCCTGCGGGTAGCGCCGGTTGGGGAACAGCGCCAGTTCCAGCCACCGCTCGTTCGTGTAGTCGAGCTCCTTGAAGAACTCCTGCGGGTCCGCCGTGTGGATGAACACGGGGATGCGCAGCCGCGCAGCCGCCTGCCAGATGGGGTCCAGCTCCGGGTCGTCGATGCGCAGCCTCGAGCCGTC
This genomic stretch from Longimicrobiales bacterium harbors:
- a CDS encoding amidohydrolase family protein; amino-acid sequence: MHRTALLGGIAAIVLLHAPATAHAQRAGAVTIGEGEQCPAGMTEVRPRTCQPPQLEPPSIVDYRPESTLITTEHLVPKPKYPAIDFHGHPPGLDGSPEGLARLGAAMDEIGLRVMIAASNLRGDRLRQVLAGIRASPAMRDRVRVFTGIEFGDLERGWVQRAVQQLEADVAAGAVGIGEISKGFGLSIRKPDGSRLRIDDPELDPIWQAAARLRIPVFIHTADPQEFFKELDYTNERWLELALFPNRRYPQDRYPSFQQLAQERDNLFRRHPNTTFVTAHMGWQANDLATLGKLLDELPNVHTEVGAVLYDIGRQPRTARDFFIRYQDRILFGKDSFQPEEYPYFWRVFETADDYFDYYRPYHAFWKLYGIDLPDEVLRKLYYANALRITPGLPQDGWE